agagagagagaataaacgggggaggggcagagagaagaagagacagaatctcaagcaagatctgcactgtcagtgcagagccggatgcagggctcaaactcatgaaccgtgagatcgtgacctgagctgaggtcaagagtctgacgcttcactgactgtaccacccaggcaccctaaaagctttcatttatgcatttatttatttttgtttgtttgtttatttatttttgagagcaaatgggggaggcgcagagggagagggagacagagaatcccaatcaggctctgcgctatcagcatagagcttgactaggggctcaaatccatgaacagtgatatcatgacctgagttcaagtcaagagttggatgcttaaccgaatgaaccacccaggcatccctaaaaggTTTCTAGATACCAGGGCCAagactctgcctctttcttcctctcaattTTCCCCAGCACCCAGGCCTATACACTCAGTACCTAGGGACAACAATATATAATGCTGCCTGATTAAATGGAATGGGAGTTTCCTCAGCTCCTTCCTTACCTGTAAGCTCTGCAGAACATTTAGGAAGTCATTCATCCCTGTTAGATGCTCTACATCCTGGAAGATGGCAACAAGCAGAGTGGGGATGATGGCAATAGAGCGGGTCAGAATCACTCGGGCAAAGCGTGACCACTTTAGGTTCAGGAAtccctggaagaaaacacagcagGATGAATGTCTAGAATAGGAAACAGAGAGAGGTCTGGGAAGCCCTTAGAAACATGGGAGTAAGAAGAAGTAACAAAAGGacaatgttttcttcctcttatgTATACCAGTCACAACAGCACATACCTCCATGACGAACTGGCCAGAATAGGTTCCTGTCATGGTAGAGCTCTGCCCTGCAGCCAGGATCCCCACTGCCCAGATGTAGAGTGCAGCAGGCCCAAAGTAACATCCCAGTACAACACCCTGGGAGAAGCAGGGAAGAAAGATGTTTGTGTCAATGACCTGCTCAGACAACACCCAAAACAGAATTCCTCTGCAgcatttctccctcttccttcctatGTACCAATCTACACCAAGTGCTGTGCTGGGAACTACCCCAGAAGCTAGACTCAGGACCTGTCCTCACTTCAGAGGCCCTCCACCTAAATTTTCCTGGATATTCCTTCGTTCCTCTACCTCTTCTCCAAGTTCTTAAAGGCTTCGTCTTCAACACagattttaaatatgtgaaaaaaaaaagtctataccACATTTCTCAAATTATATTACTTAACACACTATTCTGGAAGATAGCAACAGGAGTGAAGAAAAAGGTCAAATTAATTTGGGAAGTGCTACATAAGCTATGTGTTCTACTCTTGGAGGTTCGTAATGTAACCAACATAAAAGGGACTGAGAGGTCCCAATAAAGAATACTTTATCAGAAACACTTTCTTCAGTCTCCCCCAATAAATACCCtataaaaaggggtgcctgggtggttcagtcggttgggcatccaactttagcttcatgatctcgcggtttgtgagtttgagccccgtgtcaggcttgccactatcagtgcagagcctctgtccccacccccctctctctgcccctcccctgctcactcgcacgcactctctctctctaaataaaaaactttaaaaagaaactttaaaaaatcccatAAAACAATAAACTACCAGCATAACTCTGGGAATGGCTGATActgttcatctttctctttcagcTTATCCTCTATTCCCTCCCATGTAATCCAAAAATGCTTGTCTGGCATCTAGACCTCTGAAATAAATGGCACTCCAGAGAAGATATATTCAGTTCTGAAGTGAACCCACAGAAAAGACCAGATACTATTCCAAGAATATTGATTCAGGAGCAATGATCACAGATCTGAATAGGTTTACCCCTTTGTAGATGTCCACAGCCAGTGTCGAGTTATCGTCAGGAAAGAGGCTAGTGTGGGGACTGCTGGCATTTCTACAGACTGCAACCTGGAATGCAAGCAGTTTAGGagcaacttttatttttgaggcaagGACCAGATCAGAAGAACTCTCCAGCAAATCACAAACTACACGTCATACTCAAGTCATCTATGAGACCTAGGATGGAGGTAAGACACCGGATACACGTTGTAAAGGGAGGAGAGACTGGCACCAATGTCACGTGTGGTCTTCTTCCATAATCTTTCTACACCCCCCTGCCATCAAAAATATTTACCGAGTGAAGAGTGTGCATGGTAATACGTGAATGCTGGCTCACTTTAAGCGATGACAGGAGGAGAGGGCCCCTAAGAAACAGGAGAGGACTCCTGAGTCAAAGCAGAGCCAGAAGTCTGAGTTCCTATAGACAGGCAATCAGGAATCAAGACGACAGAGAATTCAAAATGCaaaagagtgaggaaaaaaaaaaatgccaaagagTGTATCTTAGGcggtttctgttttctgtttgttgacTCCCCCCGACTTGTCCTCATCACCAAATGGCAGGACTGGCAAGCAGGCTGGCAGTTGataaacaggaaacaaaaggggATGACAAAGAGCCAAACAGACACGAAGCCACTAACAGCAACATGAGGCAATCTTTAATCTGAGGCAAGCTCTCTTCTGTGCCAAAAGATGGGAAAAATGGGTCTAGGCTTAGTCTGCCCCCAGACTCCAGACCCTAACTAGTGCAGTGATTAGGGGGCAGCCCTGAGGTTGGAGATCTGTTTCCCCTGAGCTTCAAGTCACTGTCATTCTGCCTACCCCACTCCTTCACTTATCCTCACATTCACTACCATTCACGACCCTGGCTTACTCACCACCTGGTCGTtggttttttcaaaaaatgcttCGGCAAAGACGGAGACGACAAAGACGTTGATgatgaaggaaacaaagagaGCAATGCAGGATTCAATGAAAAAGTACTTATTAGCTTCTCGTACCTCCTGCTTATTGGCTCGGTTTACCTGTCTGGACTAGAGAGAGGACAGCAGTAGTCGTTAATTAGTTAGAACAAGTCTCCTCATAATATTGCATGAGTTTGAGTCAGAGGAAAGATGCAGAGGGCAAAACAACTGACCATATGAAATGTGAGAAAACGCACTTTAACATCCTAGTTCATGAAGTGAGCAAGAACTTCGTGACACTTTGACAACGTTGGGCATGCCCCAAACAGGAAATGATGACTATGAGCTCTCAGTTATTGTGGCCAGAAGAACCACCGACATACAAAAACAACCTGATTTTCAGTCCTAATAACCTTAATTATAAAGGTCTCTGAAATCTCCCAGCGAACTACTGTAGAAGACTGACTGAGAAAAGCTTTGTTGGGTACTTTACTTCTGATCTCCTCACGGTCACTCAGACTTTTGAGATTCAAACACAAGAGACTTGGTGTACTTTTGGACCTTTTAGGTAGAACTTTAGTCCCAGTTTTTCCGTGGGGTCGCTTATGTCTGGTCACCTTTGTGATAAAAACAGTCTGAGTGTGTGGAGTTTATAAACACCCAACTGTGGAAAAATACTTCTCTCCTTTAGGGCTCTAACAGTTTTAAACTATGCGTGTGTCCCTTGCAACTGAAGGAACCATCAACTACCTGGGGGCATGGAGATAAGGGCCATGCTCACCTTGACTAAGGCAGAATGCAGGTACATATTGTGTGGCATGATGACAGCTCCCACGATGCCCACAGCCTGCTCGATCTGTGGGGTGTGACAGCCTGGACAGGATGGCAGGAACATGCCCTTGAGTACCTGGCTCTGGCTGGGTTTCACTGTAACATACTATATGCCAACATAACAACTATTAGGATATGAGACCAGGGGAGTAACACAGTGCTAGGAAACACTCAGCATCCATGGTTCCTTACAATACTTTCTTCAACAACTACCTGGAATAATGAGGAACACAGAACCATTAGGAAACCAAGAAGCATAAGAGGGGCTTGCTGCCAGAGGTCTGAGAATTCAGGACTGGGTACCCAGACATTTTACATCACATTCTAAATATACAAAGTAGATGTGTGGAGAATGTAATTAATATTCTAAAGAAACAGTCAGCAGCTGCTAAGGGCCTCACTGAGAGCAGCTTCACAATCACTCCTGTGAGACAGACCCAAGAATACAGTCAATTCTTGATTACTCACTTATGCCTCTATTCACCTATGTTTATCTAAAAATCACTTATGTTTGCCACTAACGTATGCTGAGACTCATTCATAAATACTTCCCATATATACTTTTTCCTGGTTCCGCGTTTCTCTTGGAAGCCTTAGACTAACCTACTGCATAATCTATTCACAAATTAGATATACTTTTCCAAGTTTAGTGAGGCCATTAAGCAAAAATCAGTTTATAACAACTGAAcataggggcgcccaggtggctcagttgggtaagcatccaactcttgatttcggcttaggccatgatcttaaggttcatgagatcgagccccaagtggggctctgggctgacagggtgggtggagcctgcttgggattctctctctccctctctttctgcccctcccctgctcacgtgtacacgcatgctttctctctctctctcaaaataaataaatatttaaaaaaacaactggacACAGAAAGGTACTATTACTGCATAAAACGGTACTGATTCCTAGGAGCGGCTGGGTTGGGGCACAAAGCAGGAAACGTCGGCTATATCCCTTAGAGTTCATTAACTGTTGCAATACGGAGAAAGTTCAAGCTGCAGTTGGTATAAGCCAATATAAGTAAAACCCCTCCAAGTTCACAGCCAGGAATAACCCTGCTTCCTCCCTAGCCCTCTCCTAGGATGCTCTATTGTTGGGATGGCCAACTTGGAACCAGAGAGTCTAGTCAAGGAAGTCCTAAAAAATCTAGTCACTTTTGAACTAGGAGTGCCAGCAGGCCTTCCTGGAGACTAGCCTTTGCTACAGATCCTATTCCTTCAAAACTGGCCTAGACTGAATTGGCGTTTTGTTAATGCATGGGATACAACTAAACCATCATAGCATTATATGATtgtaaataaaaggcaaaaaaatctttcctttgtTGTAAAAGCTAACGAACAGCCTATAATACTTGCCTCATATCCAAATGTGAGGGCCATAATAGTGATGAGAAAGCCAAAAAATGCTTCTAGCTTCCGTAAGCCTAAAAGGGAAAATGCAGCAGTGAGCTCACAGAAGGCAGACTTCTCCATCAGCTACATGATGGAAAGTAGATTCTTTGACCCCTCCATTCCCACTCTCCTTACCGTACTTGtccaaaaagagaaatacaaaggtATCTGCAATGGTGATGAGAACTCCACCCCATAGAGGAACCCTAGGTCAGAGGTAAGAAATggagattaaaagaaagaaagaaaacattgagaAACACTTTCTCTCTAACAGGTCTCCAGATATACAATACTTGGAGAAGCAAGGACTTGGGGGAGAGGCGACAGTGGTGGGAGGTCAGGCCTTGGGTAGTTTAGGATCACAGCACCAACTGAATTAATTACATTCATTCCAACACTGATGGTCTACTAAGTCAGACATTTCGGATACACAGCTGAAAAGTATAGGTCTTACCCCTCTAGGAGCTCACTGTCTAGTGGGATAAGCTGATATACAGATAAATAATTGTAACACACAATGTCACATACTATACAATAGTGGGATGTATAACCCAACATGAGAACATGGGACATATAGAGCCTACAGGCTGCTGGGAGAGAAGGTGGCTCCAGAAAGGCTccacagaaaaaataatactcaAGTTGAATCTTGAAAACTGAAAATGAGTTGGGtggtttttacatttgttttgaaatttagcAAAATATTACTCTCTGGAGGAAAACCCCCTCACCTTCCTACAGACAGGAGATTGATGGCAATGGCTGAGCCAATAACTTCTTGCATATCTGAGCCAATGATAGCCAACTCCACCATCAGCCATAGGATAATTCGTGGGACCTAAATACCAAACAGCAGAAAGACATGGTTCTAATTAATCATTTCTAAGAACTTTCCTTAGAGTTTGGAATTCGCATCTGGCACTGACCCATCCACAGTCCTTTATAAGCTTCCAGTCTAGGGATGGACTACTGCACTGTGGCCCCGCGCTGGAGAAAGCAAGGGTGTTTCTACGTGGTAGAACCTATGAGCCGAGGTCAGGGCAAGGGCTGAtcctaattttttctctttcccttccactCAAGAGAGGAACAGAATTTCCATTCATTAATTTCCACTTAATTTCCCGcctaaaaacaaacttaaaagttttAGGGGAAGATGAGGATGCTCATATGGTCAAAATGTTGTTCAGGAGAGAACAGAAAATGACCACAAGAGAAAATATCTTGACCGTGgctaaagagacaaaacaaaaatgaaaaggctgGGGTCATCcttaatgtaataataatacaCAAGCAAGTGAAAAAGGACAGACATGTAAAGGGACTTAGGGTGAACTGATTGGAATTGAGTGGCATATAAGAGGAAACTAATCTGGTCAAATAATCCAGCTCAAAGACAAATTTAGTTAATACTGGCTAGCAgaggtcaagaaaaaaaaaaacatcttcagGTATTGACTATACAAAAAAATTGTCACAAAAAACAACTGTTaagatacatgaagaaaaagaagctaCAAGAAATTATAAATTACCATGGCTTTTTTGAGAAGCATATATGGGGAAATAAGGCAGATACAGATAGTTTCTCACAGCCATGAAAGGAGATTAAACATTTAGGACAAACCAGAGGCAGATCAATATCTTATCTAAAGATGAACCTAGGTTAAAACTATCTTCCAGACACAGAGTCCATTCCTGCCTTAGATACCAGTGAGAAAGGGCCAAAATGTCCAGAAAAAAGCTGCAGAAGACAGTATAACCTCCAGGGTCAtggtaaattgaaaaataattattaacaaaTCCAAAGATCCTGCTACATAtagtaaagtaaaatgaaaaacctTATTTTTCAAATTGATGACAAAgtcaatcaaaaaagaaaatatgtatgataGTAATAAAGATGTATGACTCAAAGTGCTTAGAGCACTCCCACCCCTCCATGGGCTGGGCACTGCAAGATGCCAGAAGGCAGAACGAATGGCAGGTATTTATGCAAACTGAGTTTTTCAAAGGAAGCTTTCTGGCAAAAAGCGAATCTCAAGTTAAATTCTGAAGGAGTAGAGAAATATGGGTTGGCAGCAAGAGGAACTAAATAATATTCCTTGGGACTCATCCTCAGGGCCCCTGACTGCCAAGCCCTCAGGCCAGCAAGTATCACCAGACACACAGGTTCCTATGAGATGAGTAACAAACAGCACACTACATTGCTCACCCTGGGATACTGACGGTGACACACTTCAGCAAGATGCAACCCCGTGACCACTCCCAGTCTAGCTGCAAGGCGCTGGAGTAGGAGCCCCACCATGGTGGCCAACAGAAGAACCCAGAGcaactagaaaagaacaaaatcccATCATAACACTCATTAGACAActggggtgtttttgtttggcTGTTTAGCAACATGAATGAGAAATACAACATTCAGGAAAGAGCCCAGATCCAGAATCAAATGACCTGAGTTCTGTATCAGGTTCTGTACATAACCTGCTAGGTCACCTCATACctttctgagtcttagtttctccCACCTACAGTTTCTCCTTTGTTCAAGGAAACTATGTGGagtagataaaacaaaacaaaaatttaaaaccaagtatgtgtccaaaataaattaaggggcacctgggtggcttggtcagttaagcatccgactctcgcaCAGtacatgatctcaaggttcgtgagtttcagccccacatggggctcgttgcagacagctcagagcttggagcctgctttggattgtgtctccctctctctctgccctcctccgctggtgctctctctctctctctctctcaaaaataaataaacattaaaaaattttttttaataaattaaaaaaaaaaaacagaagggtgactcaatcagttgagcatccaacttcagctcaggtcatgatctcacagttcttgagtttaagccccacattgagctcacTGCTGTTCAGTGAGGAGtatgcttcagatcctttgtccctctctctctgcccctcacccactcacattttctcaaaaataaataaacattaaaaaaaaaaaaaaagcagatggtgGAAAGTACTTTTCACCTAAGCATTACCGTCAATGAAGTATTTGCATGTAACTCCTGAGGCTGACATCCGACAGGCATTGTACGGGGAAAGGATGTGAGGGTGTACTGTGTGTTTAAAAGGGACAGGGGTAAGACCAGATATTCACCTTAAATCCAGCCACTGCTCCAGACTGCAAATCAGACTCGATGTTTCCTGGATCCAAGTAGGCAATACTCATAAGAAAGCCCGGTCCCGTGAAAGCCCAGAGTTTACGAAAGCTAAAACAAGAATACTACACGAGAGAGGAAGACATCAAACGAATTACCACCTCCAAATTACTGATCTAATTTATCTGTTATTTTGTTACATATAAAACAACAATATGAGCTTCATAAGATCGAAAAACTTAGGGTGTTGGACACTGCGTGCGTCCAAGTTCAACTTCCATGTTACCCACTTCTTATCAATAAGCTACCTCTTCTCTGTCCAAATAGGAGCCCTTTCTTTACCTGTTCTTTCCATCAATCAGCCTCTCAGTCGAAAACCTATCAGTACCCCTATGCCCAATCACTACCCAAATGggacactgtaaaaaaaaagaacatgaaattcaTACTTCTAGATCAAAAAATATTCACTAGGTCAACGTGGCAACTGTTTTTCAAGGCCCTCATTTTCCCAATCAGTTTCTACTTATTCTGATTACAAAAGCTGTCTTCAGAGACTGCTTGCCAAAATTAGATGTGAGGCCATTAATCTTGAGTTATCCAACAGACTTTTCACTCCTAAGTTTTCTCTAAATAAAGTTTTCCTCCAAAGATTTGTCACTAACCTCCTCTTCAGGAATGGCAATCTTCTCATCAAAGTAGGTGGTGAAGGGCTCCTGTGAGTGCCCAGTGGACTGGGAAAGAGATGAGTTACTATAGGCAGGGTTGAGGGTACCAAGACTGGCAGGGTCCCCATGGTCTCCAGAAGCATCATCTAAATTAACaaatttgagaagaaatgaaaatgaacaaaatacactGACAACTCATCCTtagtaacttttaaattaaatcttttaataTCTAAATGCACAAGACCAAGCAGACTCTACtcaatttatttctaatattttatttatatttttaataaactaattcctttcttaaaagtttatttattttgagaaagagagcaccagggggggaggggcagagaaagagagtgagagagagaacctcaagcaggctccatgctggcagcacagagcccagtgcagggctcaaactcacgaaccatgagatcatgacctgagtcaaagtcaagagtcaaatgcctaaatactgagccacccaggcgcccaaaataaatgaattctttaATAGGCGATATATTCACAGGGATGgaaattcaggaaataaaaaaagcttATGGTAACAAAGCTCCCTCTCACCCCTCTTCCCCAGTCACTCAGCTCTAGATCAGTTTTAACGCTCATCTTGCAATGGTTTTCCTACTTTCACACTTCTATATTCCCAGGTAGCAATTTTTAGAAccacttcattttcttctaaaaacacGGATGTCTAGGGCTCAAAATATAACATTCCCAGGCTGGTAAAACCTAAAATCTTAACTTTTAGAAGAAAGGAACCAAGTCTGTCTAGTTCTGTCTCCAACCCATCATTTGGTAGGACTTACTCAAAGAATCATCCTTGGACATTATACCTCTGTCAGGCTTCTCAATAAATGTGGAAGTTGAAAAATCCTGCCACAGTTCAAGCTAAAATCTGAACCTGCAGGAAAGCCACCAAGCAGGAACCCTTTGCGTCCTGACTACAGTCTGCAGTGAAGACCTTTGGGTCACGGGGTGTGGGCATCCTTGTGATAGGAGGTCTCATCTTAGACTGGTAATCAGTGTTTCCCTGAGTCCTGCATTTCGCAGTTAATCTTAAGTGCTGGGAAGGGGAGGGTCTGGAAGAAAAGGGCTAATCTGCCAGAAGGACACAAAGCCTAGTTTGGTAGCCATCAAATGGCTATTTTGAACCACAGAGCTCTCTAATGTTAGGGTTTCCAAGAAATCCTTGCAACCTccaattagaaaaacaaaagctttcttTCTATAAGGAGCTGACCCACTGAGGTGAAGTGGCCCTGAATTAAtgaagatatttaaagaaaaggaatgaaaattctAAAGGGGACATTTAGAATTCGGAAGGATTAGAGCACTCAAGAAGCTCTAATGGAATACACAATTTAAGGTGCTTGCTCGGTATTTTATTGCTCCTCACGTTAAGTATCTGCAGTGCTGTGAAAAGCCAAAGCATTCTAAAGAATTTTATGCCAGGTCTGTGATTAATACTGCCCTTGCAAGCATTACTGCTATAGAAACCAAACTTGTAGCTAATCTTGGCTCATCTCAGAATTGGAAATAAGACAGGAGACAGATCTCTCTAGTTATAAACCAATTTTCATTTACAGCCTAAATTAGCAGATGGTGACTGGATCGGACCTGATTGGAGCAGGTCTCTGTGATGATACTGTTGGCTAGGGAAGCGGAGTTAAGGACAGTTTTTGTTACCACAGATGACAAGAAGGAAAATGTGGTCaatttctgttactgatttaAACCTaattccagggcgcctgggtggctcaattggttaagcgtctgacttcagctcaggtcatgatctcatggttcgtgggttcgagtccctcatcgggctctgtgctgacagctcagagcctggagcctgcttcagattgtgtgtctccctctctttctgcccctctcccattcatgctttgtctctctctctctctctttcaaaaataagcattaaaaaaaattaaaataaaaaaaataaacttagttcCAAATAAAAATCAGACAATAACACAAAGCTGTAAATTACCATCTGGCATCTTCTGTTCAGGACCCAATACCATGGTGGATGACTGAGTGTCCAAGTTCTTAGAATAGGATtctgaaatggagaaaaggaagagaggaatcaGCAAGAACAAACTAAAAGTTTAGAACCAGCATTTTGTTACTCTGTACAACTGATCCCGTACTATATGAAAAGAATTAATCCTTCTACTGAATTAGATAACCTAGAAAATAattagttttcagagtatgattgaaatatttaataaaaatataaaagtcttGCTAATAAGACTTCTAAGCCAAACTGAAGCAAAAGGTGTTTCAGGGAAGTAGGCAAATACTTTTTAATAAGCATCCACAGAGAGGCTGCTAGGCGATTCCCCAGTTTCTGTCCTTTGCTTCCAGATtaactcaaatatttaaaaccagATTGGTCCCCCTTCCTTttacaagttttttattttaatttttttttatgtttatttatttttgagacagaaagagacagaaaatgaacgggggagggtcagagagagagggagacacagaatctgaagcaggttccaggctcggagctgtcagcacagagcccgacgtggggctcgaactcatggacgacgagatcatgacctgagctgaagtcggacgtttaaccaactgagccacccaggcgccccaaaggacaAAGATCTGTAACCCTTTTTGATCTAGGAAACAATTTAAGCTCATGCTTCAATTTTCTgagaaggggggagaaaaggagggcCATTATTCCCCAGGCTCATATTTCcctgaggagagagagacttcTACAACATTTCTCATGCCCTAACCCTTCAACAACCGGGAGCAGAAACTAATCACCATGGCCTTCCCTTCTTGGGCTCTCAGGGAAAGATGAGGTACCAGGAGGAGTAGGCACAGTCTGCAGGATGCCAGAACTTCTCTCTGGCCTGCAAGGCCCAGGTGGGGGTCAGGGGACAGCGGGATGAGTGGTTGTCCCAGAGGTCCAGCATCCTGTTGGGTTAAGTTTAACTGGGGAGACGGGAAGATGGTAGTAAGCTCATCTAGCCACAGATCTATGGAGTATTCTCCAGTCAACCCCACCAATCAGgatgattttttaacattttgatctGCTGAttaaggaatttatttctcagtcGATTTCAAATttagaaggagaaagacaaggcaatatttattgttttttaaaaaaattttttttaatgtttatttctgagacagagagagagcatgagcaggggaggggcagagagagagagagagagagagagagagagagatacagaatccgaagcaggctccaggctccgagcggtgagcacagagaccgacacggggctcgaactcacaaaccgcaagatcacgacctgagccaaagtcggccactcaaccaactgagccacccagccactaaGGCAATATTTATTGT
The genomic region above belongs to Prionailurus bengalensis isolate Pbe53 chromosome B4, Fcat_Pben_1.1_paternal_pri, whole genome shotgun sequence and contains:
- the SLC11A2 gene encoding natural resistance-associated macrophage protein 2 isoform X2, encoding MVLGPEQKMPDDDASGDHGDPASLGTLNPAYSNSSLSQSTGHSQEPFTTYFDEKIAIPEEEYSCFSFRKLWAFTGPGFLMSIAYLDPGNIESDLQSGAVAGFKLLWVLLLATMVGLLLQRLAARLGVVTGLHLAEVCHRQYPRVPRIILWLMVELAIIGSDMQEVIGSAIAINLLSVGRVPLWGGVLITIADTFVFLFLDKYGLRKLEAFFGFLITIMALTFGYEYVTVKPSQSQVLKGMFLPSCPGCHTPQIEQAVGIVGAVIMPHNMYLHSALVKSRQVNRANKQEVREANKYFFIESCIALFVSFIINVFVVSVFAEAFFEKTNDQVVAVCRNASSPHTSLFPDDNSTLAVDIYKGGVVLGCYFGPAALYIWAVGILAAGQSSTMTGTYSGQFVMEGFLNLKWSRFARVILTRSIAIIPTLLVAIFQDVEHLTGMNDFLNVLQSLQLPFALIPILTFTSLRPVMSDFANGIGWRIAGGILVLIVCSINMYFVMVYVQELGHVALYVVAAVVSVAYLSFVLYLGWQCLIALGMSFLDCGHTYHLGLTAQPELYLLNTVDADSLVSR
- the SLC11A2 gene encoding natural resistance-associated macrophage protein 2 isoform X1; the encoded protein is MKFDYALKGVVCLLKFPAVSLPTWCCPEQPKCPYLTKGGALVCIYTGRSRHSEKSNPACTMKKQPKKDEAPHCELKSYSKNLDTQSSTMVLGPEQKMPDDDASGDHGDPASLGTLNPAYSNSSLSQSTGHSQEPFTTYFDEKIAIPEEEYSCFSFRKLWAFTGPGFLMSIAYLDPGNIESDLQSGAVAGFKLLWVLLLATMVGLLLQRLAARLGVVTGLHLAEVCHRQYPRVPRIILWLMVELAIIGSDMQEVIGSAIAINLLSVGRVPLWGGVLITIADTFVFLFLDKYGLRKLEAFFGFLITIMALTFGYEYVTVKPSQSQVLKGMFLPSCPGCHTPQIEQAVGIVGAVIMPHNMYLHSALVKSRQVNRANKQEVREANKYFFIESCIALFVSFIINVFVVSVFAEAFFEKTNDQVVAVCRNASSPHTSLFPDDNSTLAVDIYKGGVVLGCYFGPAALYIWAVGILAAGQSSTMTGTYSGQFVMEGFLNLKWSRFARVILTRSIAIIPTLLVAIFQDVEHLTGMNDFLNVLQSLQLPFALIPILTFTSLRPVMSDFANGIGWRIAGGILVLIVCSINMYFVMVYVQELGHVALYVVAAVVSVAYLSFVLYLGWQCLIALGMSFLDCGHTYHLGLTAQPELYLLNTVDADSLVSR